A stretch of the Danio rerio strain Tuebingen ecotype United States chromosome 18, GRCz12tu, whole genome shotgun sequence genome encodes the following:
- the LOC110440019 gene encoding uncharacterized protein isoform X1, translating to MMDNQCYALVEFPDKGTDVVPENWLLGQKCYWPNYNPTKIKTAVKKKEAVKDGWKLFEPVRLLKKCDTLEKAQKMLKMYVESNLPTSELTSDEEGSGNKIKRKKRPNPRFIDFSENDSDQDITSHKLRLAAAPPIDFTAMNASANLASGQTDSGCHVNPKRGHIEHHGTSHVQHQECWDPAYLAHQNTQYNETHQVTAYRAHEDTHEGHQDRHHQAHQDRHHQSHQDTYRAQLDTRYSPHLDPQYRAHQSTYYRDHQGTLSELVNERYMDQTSSQTASALVPSELSPFKRNVLKILLEIKNEQREQRAMIQQLQGAPIPIPLQAESSFAFPAQSLDDFDALEKMLQNDAETNRLICQLSLLGGLNLQDTVRRMLSHVLTNRLASHFNWAGRGKKRSFEASNLQKTMFRALRNTSQGKEASKTDFSEVVKKWLRYAPDRDGGSGRQ from the exons A TGATGGATAACCAGTGTTATGCACTGGTAGAATTCCCTGACAAGGGAACAGATGTTGTCCCTGAAAATTGGCTTTTGGGTCAAAAATGTTATTGGCCAAATTACAATCCTACAAAAATAAAGACAGCTGTGAAGAAAAAAGAAGCTGTCAAAGACGGATGGAAACTATTTGAGCCTGTTCGTCTACTTAAAAAGTGTG ATACCTTAGAGAAAGCACAGAAGATGCTAAAAATGTATGTGGAGTCCAATCTCCCTACATCTGAATTAACTTCTGATGAAGAGGGAagtggaaacaaaataaaaagaaagaaaag GCCTAATCCACGATTTATTGACTTCTCAGAAAACGATTCTGATCAGGACATAACATCACATAAATTGAGGCTTGCTGCAGCACCCCCAATAGATTTTACAG CTATGAATGCTTCAGCAAATCTGGCTTCAGGACAGACTGATTCAGGCTGCCATG tcAATCCAAAAAGAGGACATATTGAGCACCATGGGACAAGCCATGTACAACACCAAGAGTGTTGG GACCCAGCCTACCTTGCACACCAGAACACACAATATAATGAAACACACCAGGTCACAGCCTACCGAGCACATGAAGACACTCACGAAGGACACCAGGACAGACACCATCAAGCACACCAGGACAGACACCACCAATCCCACCAGGACACATATAGAGCTCAGCTGGACACAAGATATAGTCCTCACTTGGACCCACAGTACAGAGCTCACCAAAGTACATACTACAGAGATCACCAGGGAACACTGAGTGAACTGGTTAATG AGCGATACATGGACCAAACCTCAAGTCAGACTGCCTCCGCCCTTGTTCCCAGTG AGTTGTCTCCTTTTAAAAGGAACGTTTTGAAAAttttattggaaataaaaaatgaGCAACGAGAACAGAGGGCAATGATACAGCAATTACAGGGAGCGCCAATACCCATTCCACTTCAAGCCGAAAGCAGCTTTGCTTTCCCAGCACAGTCACTGGATGACTTTGATGCCCTTGAGAAGATGCTGCAAAATGATGCTGAGACAAACAGATTG ATTTGCCAGCTGTCACTACTTGGTGGACTCAACTTGCAGGACACTGTGAGACGCATGTTAAGCCATGTTTTAACAAACAGGTTGGCATCCCATTTTAATTGGGCTGGACGTGGAAAGAAAAGGAGCTTTGAAGCCTCAAATTTGCAAAAGACAATGTTCC gTGCATTAAGAAATACTTCCCAGGGGAAAGAAGCATCAAAAACAGACTTTAGCGAAGTAGTAAAAAAATGGTTACGTTACGCTCCAGACAGAGATGGTGGCAGTGGACGACAATAA
- the LOC110440019 gene encoding uncharacterized protein isoform X2 → MNASANLASGQTDSGCHVNPKRGHIEHHGTSHVQHQECWDPAYLAHQNTQYNETHQVTAYRAHEDTHEGHQDRHHQAHQDRHHQSHQDTYRAQLDTRYSPHLDPQYRAHQSTYYRDHQGTLSELVNERYMDQTSSQTASALVPSELSPFKRNVLKILLEIKNEQREQRAMIQQLQGAPIPIPLQAESSFAFPAQSLDDFDALEKMLQNDAETNRLICQLSLLGGLNLQDTVRRMLSHVLTNRLASHFNWAGRGKKRSFEASNLQKTMFRALRNTSQGKEASKTDFSEVVKKWLRYAPDRDGGSGRQ, encoded by the exons ATGAATGCTTCAGCAAATCTGGCTTCAGGACAGACTGATTCAGGCTGCCATG tcAATCCAAAAAGAGGACATATTGAGCACCATGGGACAAGCCATGTACAACACCAAGAGTGTTGG GACCCAGCCTACCTTGCACACCAGAACACACAATATAATGAAACACACCAGGTCACAGCCTACCGAGCACATGAAGACACTCACGAAGGACACCAGGACAGACACCATCAAGCACACCAGGACAGACACCACCAATCCCACCAGGACACATATAGAGCTCAGCTGGACACAAGATATAGTCCTCACTTGGACCCACAGTACAGAGCTCACCAAAGTACATACTACAGAGATCACCAGGGAACACTGAGTGAACTGGTTAATG AGCGATACATGGACCAAACCTCAAGTCAGACTGCCTCCGCCCTTGTTCCCAGTG AGTTGTCTCCTTTTAAAAGGAACGTTTTGAAAAttttattggaaataaaaaatgaGCAACGAGAACAGAGGGCAATGATACAGCAATTACAGGGAGCGCCAATACCCATTCCACTTCAAGCCGAAAGCAGCTTTGCTTTCCCAGCACAGTCACTGGATGACTTTGATGCCCTTGAGAAGATGCTGCAAAATGATGCTGAGACAAACAGATTG ATTTGCCAGCTGTCACTACTTGGTGGACTCAACTTGCAGGACACTGTGAGACGCATGTTAAGCCATGTTTTAACAAACAGGTTGGCATCCCATTTTAATTGGGCTGGACGTGGAAAGAAAAGGAGCTTTGAAGCCTCAAATTTGCAAAAGACAATGTTCC gTGCATTAAGAAATACTTCCCAGGGGAAAGAAGCATCAAAAACAGACTTTAGCGAAGTAGTAAAAAAATGGTTACGTTACGCTCCAGACAGAGATGGTGGCAGTGGACGACAATAA